In Eupeodes corollae chromosome 3, idEupCoro1.1, whole genome shotgun sequence, a single genomic region encodes these proteins:
- the LOC129951484 gene encoding dynein regulatory complex protein 8-like isoform X1, whose protein sequence is MDFDTPVVVTNDLEKRIAEAFSMFDHIGNKTIDVREVGTILRFLGCTPTEQEINEIISATEFEDTRGTIHLSRFLSHVCQLLTERKMEPVSPEKLLEAFQVLDPDGNGFLTKEFMSKIMMEEGEPFTQEELDEMMAVAIDPQTGNISYEYYLNQLMYEPKESIFELAANAKALQSKKF, encoded by the exons ATGGACTTTGACACTCCtg TTGTTGTTACAAATGATCTCGAAAAAAGAATTGCTGAAGCATTTTCCATGTTCGATCATATTGGAAACAAAACTATAGACGTACGTGAAGTTGGAACCATTCTCAGATTTTTAGGTTGTACACCAACGGAACAGGAAATAAACGAAATTATATCAGCGACTGAATTTGAAGACACCAGAGGAACAATACATTTATCTCGTTTTTTGTCGCATGTTTGTCAACTTTTGACCGAGAGAAA AATGGAACCTGTGTCGCCAGAGAAACTTCTAGAAGCTTTTCAAGTCTTAGACCCTGATGGTAATGGCTTCTTGACCAAAGAGTTTATGAGTAAGATTATGATGGAAGAGGGTGAACCATTTACCCag GAAGAACTCGATGAAATGATGGCTGTTGCTATCGACCCTCAAACTGGAAATATATCTTATGAATACTATTTGAATCAGTTGatg tatGAACCAaaagaatcaatttttgaacttgCTGCAAATGCAAAGGCACTTCAAagcaagaaattttaa
- the LOC129951484 gene encoding dynein regulatory complex protein 8-like isoform X2 translates to MDFDTPVVVTNDLEKRIAEAFSMFDHIGNKTIDVREVGTILRFLGCTPTEQEINEIISATEFEDTRGTIHLSRFLSHVCQLLTERKMEPVSPEKLLEAFQVLDPDGNGFLTKEFMSKIMMEEGEPFTQEELDEMMAVAIDPQTGNISYEYYLNQLMVYL, encoded by the exons ATGGACTTTGACACTCCtg TTGTTGTTACAAATGATCTCGAAAAAAGAATTGCTGAAGCATTTTCCATGTTCGATCATATTGGAAACAAAACTATAGACGTACGTGAAGTTGGAACCATTCTCAGATTTTTAGGTTGTACACCAACGGAACAGGAAATAAACGAAATTATATCAGCGACTGAATTTGAAGACACCAGAGGAACAATACATTTATCTCGTTTTTTGTCGCATGTTTGTCAACTTTTGACCGAGAGAAA AATGGAACCTGTGTCGCCAGAGAAACTTCTAGAAGCTTTTCAAGTCTTAGACCCTGATGGTAATGGCTTCTTGACCAAAGAGTTTATGAGTAAGATTATGATGGAAGAGGGTGAACCATTTACCCag GAAGAACTCGATGAAATGATGGCTGTTGCTATCGACCCTCAAACTGGAAATATATCTTATGAATACTATTTGAATCAGTTGatg gtttatttataa